In the Carboxydothermus hydrogenoformans Z-2901 genome, one interval contains:
- the rplT gene encoding 50S ribosomal protein L20, whose product MPRAKSSVVSRKRHKKILKLAKGYFGAKSKLFRVAKQQVMKSLMYAYRDRRARKREFRKLWITRINAAARMHGLTYSRMMNGLKKAGVEINRKMLADLAVNDKNAFAELVEIAKKNL is encoded by the coding sequence ATGCCAAGAGCAAAAAGTAGTGTAGTTTCAAGAAAACGCCATAAAAAAATATTAAAGTTAGCAAAAGGTTATTTTGGGGCCAAAAGTAAACTTTTTAGAGTAGCCAAACAGCAAGTAATGAAGTCCTTAATGTATGCCTATCGGGATAGAAGGGCTAGAAAAAGAGAGTTTAGAAAGCTTTGGATTACCCGAATCAATGCTGCCGCAAGAATGCATGGACTTACTTACAGCAGGATGATGAATGGCTTAAAGAAAGCCGGGGTAGAAATTAACCGGAAAATGCTTGCGGATTTAGCGGTTAACGATAAAAATGCATTTGCCGAGCTTGTGGAAATTGCCAAGAAAAATTTATAA
- the thrS gene encoding threonine--tRNA ligase, giving the protein MISLKFPNNEVREFPENITALEVAKTLSPRLAKEALCASINGKLIDLSQKISESGEFRLYTFEDDEGKDVFRHSSAHLMAQAVKRLFPKTKLAIGPAIKDGFYYDFDPEESFSPEDLEKIEAEMEKIVKEDLPIERFVLSRDEAIKFFEEKGEIYKVELVKDIPEGVEISFYRQGEFVDLCTGPHVPSTGYLKAFKLLNIAGAYWRGNEKNKMLQRIYGVSFPKKSMLTDYLNFLEEAKKRDHRKIGQELDLFSLQEEGPGFPFFHPKGMVIRNELENFWREKHRLAGYQEIKTPIILNRELWERSGHWAHYKENMYFTKIDDQDYAIKPMNCPGSILVYKNKLHSYREFPIRLAELGLVHRHELSGVLHGLMRVRCFTQDDAHIFMLPEQVKDEIIGVINLIDEFYRLFGFEYHVELSTRPENSMGSDELWELATNSLKEALEERGLPYKINEGDGAFYGPKIDFHLKDCLGRTWQCGTIQLDFQMPEKFDLTYIGEDGQKHRPVMIHRVVFGSIERFIGILIEHYAGAFPVWLSPVQVRVITVAERHREYGQEIYQKLFNQGVRVELDDRNETIGYKIREGQMQKIPYLLIVGDKEIEQGSVAVRKRGVGDLGQKPFAEFIEELLAEIREKR; this is encoded by the coding sequence ATGATAAGTTTGAAGTTTCCCAATAATGAGGTACGGGAATTTCCTGAGAATATTACCGCTCTGGAAGTAGCTAAAACGTTAAGTCCCAGATTGGCCAAGGAAGCCCTTTGTGCTTCGATAAACGGTAAATTAATTGATTTAAGTCAGAAGATTTCCGAAAGCGGAGAATTTCGCCTTTATACCTTTGAAGATGACGAGGGTAAAGATGTTTTCCGGCATAGTTCGGCACACCTTATGGCGCAAGCGGTTAAAAGGCTTTTCCCCAAGACCAAACTTGCTATTGGTCCGGCTATTAAGGACGGATTTTATTATGATTTTGACCCGGAAGAAAGTTTTTCTCCGGAAGATTTAGAAAAAATTGAGGCGGAAATGGAAAAAATCGTAAAAGAAGACTTGCCTATTGAACGCTTTGTTCTCTCCCGGGATGAGGCAATAAAGTTTTTTGAAGAAAAAGGCGAAATTTATAAAGTGGAATTAGTAAAGGATATTCCTGAAGGAGTGGAAATATCTTTTTACCGTCAGGGAGAGTTTGTGGATTTATGCACAGGGCCCCATGTGCCTTCAACCGGGTATCTTAAGGCTTTTAAACTTTTAAATATTGCCGGAGCTTACTGGCGGGGAAATGAAAAAAATAAAATGTTGCAAAGGATTTATGGTGTATCCTTTCCGAAAAAGAGCATGCTTACTGACTACTTAAACTTTTTGGAAGAAGCTAAAAAGCGGGATCATCGCAAAATTGGTCAGGAACTGGATCTTTTTAGCCTGCAAGAAGAAGGCCCCGGCTTTCCCTTTTTCCATCCCAAAGGGATGGTGATTAGAAACGAGCTGGAAAATTTCTGGCGGGAAAAACATCGTTTGGCGGGATATCAGGAAATAAAAACTCCAATAATCTTAAACCGGGAATTATGGGAGAGAAGCGGTCACTGGGCGCATTATAAAGAGAATATGTACTTTACCAAGATCGACGACCAGGATTATGCGATAAAGCCGATGAACTGTCCGGGAAGTATTTTGGTTTATAAGAATAAGCTTCACAGCTACCGGGAGTTTCCAATAAGGCTTGCTGAGTTGGGTCTGGTACACCGGCACGAATTATCCGGTGTTCTCCATGGGTTGATGAGGGTTCGGTGCTTTACCCAGGATGATGCTCACATTTTTATGTTGCCGGAACAGGTTAAAGATGAGATTATCGGGGTAATTAATTTAATAGATGAGTTTTACCGGCTGTTTGGATTTGAATATCACGTTGAACTCAGTACCCGACCGGAAAATTCCATGGGTAGCGACGAATTATGGGAGTTGGCAACCAATTCTTTAAAAGAGGCTTTAGAGGAAAGGGGATTGCCTTATAAAATTAACGAAGGGGACGGAGCATTTTATGGTCCTAAGATCGACTTCCACTTAAAAGACTGTCTTGGACGGACCTGGCAGTGTGGAACCATCCAGCTTGACTTCCAGATGCCGGAAAAATTTGATTTAACCTACATTGGTGAAGATGGGCAAAAACATCGGCCGGTAATGATTCACCGGGTGGTTTTTGGGAGTATTGAAAGATTTATCGGCATTTTAATTGAGCACTACGCCGGGGCTTTTCCGGTTTGGCTTTCTCCGGTGCAGGTAAGGGTAATTACCGTGGCCGAACGCCATCGGGAATACGGGCAGGAGATTTACCAAAAACTTTTTAATCAAGGGGTAAGGGTTGAATTAGATGACCGGAATGAAACTATTGGGTATAAAATCCGGGAAGGGCAAATGCAAAAAATACCGTATCTTTTAATTGTTGGTGATAAGGAAATTGAACAAGGATCAGTGGCGGTCAGAAAAAGAGGTGTTGGCGATCTTGGCCAAAAACCCTTTGCGGAATTTATAGAGGAGCTTCTGGCAGAGATAAGGGAGAAAAGATAG
- the pheT gene encoding phenylalanine--tRNA ligase subunit beta has product MNISYNWLQEFCEIPYTAQELGEKLTSVGIAVEKVTYIGNYEKVVVGEVLEVENLPGTELFKTKVSTGKEIFEVVTGAKNVFAGFKYPFALPGAKLPNGITIEERRIRGVVSQGMLLSAEELGLLERKGAEPGLMLLPPEAPVGEKIEKVLELDDYLLELDLTPNRGDCLSVLGVAREVAALTGHRLKLAEPELPLDNGSCPVSIEIQNPELCGRYMGIVIKNVKVGPSPLWLEQRLRKAGIRPINNIVDVTNYILLEYGQPLHAFDLDKLASPEIIVRNARAGEKITTLDGVERELTSEMLVIADREKPIAVAGIMGGQNTEVDDDTKTVFIEAAWFNPVSVRKTARKLGLRTDASQRFEKNVDIEGIKRALIKAALMICELAGGTIQGRYGDVYPKKFTPKVIAVSLSRAEEFLGISLDAKRVVEILESLGFRVTIGEKKIFVEVPSYRPDVSLEADIYEEIARYLGYNNFPDTMPIGITTTGFSPEYNFEYKVKNLLTALGMQEIITYSFINPDSYNKLGLSVDEVLTKSVVLLNPLSIEQSVMRTTLLPGLLDIAKRNENRQQENLLLFEMGNVFEKNGEDLPKETKLIGGIALGYRYGDWYNKPRKYDFYYVKGILESLFTSLGINNFSFSAAKDLPFLHPGKAARVYLENTEIGYLGELHPLVQKKYEFKNTPLVFELNYDLLKTLIPAEKKYTPLSPYPEVKRDIALLVEREIPAATFIEVIKGLAINTLKNIEIFDVYEGEKLGPNKKSIAISLTFSSTEKTLSEEEINNFMAQVLKALEAKTGAKLRTF; this is encoded by the coding sequence GTGAATATTTCCTATAACTGGTTGCAGGAGTTTTGTGAGATACCGTATACCGCCCAGGAACTGGGAGAAAAGCTCACTTCGGTGGGAATTGCGGTAGAAAAAGTTACCTATATAGGAAATTATGAAAAAGTTGTTGTTGGTGAAGTGCTTGAAGTAGAAAATCTTCCTGGAACGGAGCTTTTTAAAACAAAGGTTTCTACCGGAAAAGAAATTTTTGAAGTTGTTACCGGTGCCAAAAATGTTTTTGCCGGTTTTAAATATCCTTTTGCTCTTCCCGGGGCTAAACTGCCTAACGGTATAACAATTGAGGAACGGCGAATTAGGGGAGTTGTTTCCCAGGGAATGTTACTTTCGGCGGAGGAACTGGGACTTTTGGAAAGAAAAGGTGCGGAGCCTGGTTTAATGCTTTTACCCCCGGAAGCACCGGTGGGTGAAAAAATAGAAAAAGTTCTGGAGCTTGACGATTACCTTTTAGAACTGGATTTAACCCCGAATCGCGGAGATTGCTTATCGGTTTTGGGTGTAGCCCGGGAGGTAGCAGCTTTGACCGGCCACAGGTTAAAACTGGCTGAGCCGGAATTGCCTCTTGATAATGGTAGCTGTCCGGTTTCCATTGAGATTCAAAATCCTGAACTTTGTGGGCGGTACATGGGTATTGTGATTAAAAATGTAAAGGTAGGTCCTTCGCCATTATGGCTCGAACAGAGACTGCGAAAGGCCGGGATTCGCCCAATTAATAATATCGTTGACGTAACCAATTATATTTTGCTGGAATACGGTCAGCCTTTACATGCTTTTGACTTAGATAAGCTTGCTTCGCCGGAAATAATTGTTAGAAACGCCAGAGCGGGAGAAAAAATTACTACATTAGATGGTGTAGAAAGGGAATTAACTTCCGAAATGTTGGTAATTGCTGACCGGGAAAAACCCATTGCGGTAGCCGGAATTATGGGCGGGCAAAATACCGAAGTGGATGATGATACAAAAACTGTTTTTATTGAAGCAGCCTGGTTTAATCCGGTGTCGGTCCGGAAAACTGCCCGAAAACTCGGGCTTCGCACCGATGCGTCGCAGAGGTTTGAAAAAAATGTGGATATCGAAGGGATTAAAAGGGCATTAATTAAAGCGGCACTAATGATTTGCGAATTAGCTGGGGGAACTATACAGGGTCGATATGGGGATGTGTATCCCAAAAAATTTACACCAAAGGTAATTGCTGTTAGCCTTTCCAGAGCCGAAGAGTTTTTAGGTATTTCTTTGGATGCCAAACGGGTTGTTGAAATTTTGGAGTCTTTGGGATTTAGAGTTACTATAGGTGAAAAGAAAATTTTTGTCGAAGTTCCGAGTTACCGTCCGGATGTTTCTTTGGAAGCTGATATTTATGAAGAAATTGCCCGTTATCTGGGATATAATAATTTTCCGGATACCATGCCCATTGGTATAACCACCACTGGCTTTTCTCCGGAGTATAATTTTGAGTATAAAGTAAAAAATCTCTTAACCGCTTTGGGAATGCAGGAAATCATTACTTATAGTTTTATTAATCCGGACTCTTATAATAAATTAGGACTTTCTGTGGACGAGGTGCTTACAAAAAGTGTAGTACTTTTAAATCCATTAAGCATTGAACAGTCGGTCATGCGTACTACTTTGTTACCCGGACTCTTGGATATTGCTAAAAGAAATGAAAATCGTCAACAGGAAAATTTGTTACTTTTTGAAATGGGAAATGTATTTGAAAAAAATGGCGAAGACTTACCCAAAGAAACCAAACTAATTGGCGGTATTGCCCTTGGTTATAGATATGGCGATTGGTATAATAAGCCCAGAAAATACGATTTTTATTATGTTAAAGGTATTTTAGAAAGCCTGTTTACTTCCCTGGGGATTAATAACTTTAGTTTTTCTGCGGCCAAAGACCTGCCCTTTCTTCATCCAGGAAAGGCAGCCCGGGTTTATTTAGAAAATACGGAAATTGGCTATCTTGGTGAACTGCATCCTCTTGTCCAAAAAAAGTATGAATTTAAAAATACTCCCCTTGTGTTTGAATTAAATTATGACCTTTTAAAAACTTTGATTCCGGCGGAGAAAAAATATACTCCTTTATCCCCCTATCCCGAGGTCAAAAGGGATATTGCACTTTTGGTGGAACGGGAAATTCCTGCTGCCACTTTCATTGAGGTCATAAAAGGTTTAGCAATTAATACATTGAAAAATATTGAGATTTTTGATGTTTACGAAGGCGAAAAGCTTGGTCCAAACAAAAAGAGTATTGCTATTTCACTAACCTTTAGCTCAACTGAAAAGACTTTAAGCGAGGAAGAAATTAATAATTTCATGGCCCAAGTCCTGAAAGCTTTAGAGGCTAAAACTGGTGCAAAATTGAGGACCTTTTAA
- the infC gene encoding translation initiation factor IF-3 produces MTKDLRINEEIRAKEVRVVKEDGTQLGIMPLKEALKIAEEMELDLVEIAPTAKPPVCKIMDYGKYRYQQSKKEKEARKKQKIINVKEIKIRPTIEEHDFQVKLRNVLRFLEDGDKVKVTVMFRGRELSHPEIAYELLNKMAQEVGSIAVVERPAKLEGRNMIMILAPKS; encoded by the coding sequence ATTACCAAGGATTTACGGATTAATGAAGAAATCAGGGCTAAGGAAGTGCGGGTAGTAAAGGAAGATGGCACTCAACTTGGTATTATGCCGTTAAAAGAAGCCCTGAAAATTGCTGAAGAAATGGAGCTTGACTTAGTGGAAATTGCACCTACAGCAAAGCCGCCGGTTTGCAAGATCATGGATTACGGCAAGTATCGTTACCAGCAGAGCAAGAAAGAAAAAGAAGCCCGAAAAAAGCAAAAGATCATTAACGTCAAAGAAATTAAGATACGTCCCACAATTGAGGAACACGATTTTCAGGTAAAGTTAAGAAACGTCCTTCGGTTTTTGGAAGACGGGGATAAAGTAAAAGTTACCGTAATGTTTCGCGGAAGAGAGTTGTCCCACCCGGAAATTGCTTATGAACTTTTAAATAAAATGGCCCAAGAGGTTGGCAGTATTGCGGTAGTTGAACGACCTGCCAAACTTGAGGGTAGAAATATGATTATGATATTAGCACCAAAGTCATAA
- a CDS encoding TrmH family RNA methyltransferase — translation MIKKISSPENSFYKELKKLYQDSAFRRKNGMFIVEGEKLVFELITDNWPLKYLVVSESYWQAKKIDDDGVKIVVLTDQLFNKISELVTPPGILAVACMKSLSWPAGKDGAFLVLDGLQDPGNVGTLLRAAFGFGVSGVILLPPAVDIYNPKVIRASAGTAFKFPVLRMEADELKDIILKNNIPLFLAESEGGIPLTAIDFPAKFFVAVGNEGQGISTTLKSLPHQKISIPMPGKIESLNAALAGGIIIYEWAKNRYNL, via the coding sequence GTGATTAAGAAAATATCCAGCCCGGAAAACTCATTTTATAAAGAGTTGAAAAAATTATATCAAGATAGTGCCTTTCGGCGCAAAAATGGAATGTTTATTGTGGAAGGTGAAAAGCTTGTTTTTGAATTAATTACTGATAATTGGCCTCTAAAATATTTAGTTGTAAGTGAAAGCTACTGGCAGGCCAAAAAAATTGATGATGACGGTGTGAAGATTGTGGTTTTAACGGACCAGTTGTTTAACAAAATTTCCGAATTAGTTACGCCACCGGGGATTCTGGCGGTAGCTTGTATGAAGTCTTTATCCTGGCCCGCCGGTAAAGATGGTGCTTTTTTGGTTCTTGACGGTCTTCAGGACCCCGGAAATGTAGGCACGTTACTAAGAGCTGCTTTTGGGTTTGGTGTTTCCGGGGTAATTTTGTTACCTCCCGCAGTTGATATTTATAATCCAAAAGTTATAAGGGCTTCCGCGGGGACCGCTTTTAAGTTTCCCGTATTGAGGATGGAAGCGGACGAACTAAAAGATATAATCTTAAAAAATAATATACCGTTATTTTTAGCGGAAAGCGAAGGAGGGATACCTCTAACTGCTATTGACTTTCCGGCAAAATTTTTTGTTGCTGTTGGCAACGAAGGTCAAGGCATCAGCACAACGTTAAAGAGTCTTCCGCATCAAAAAATATCTATCCCCATGCCGGGAAAAATAGAATCTTTAAATGCTGCACTTGCTGGCGGAATTATTATATATGAATGGGCAAAAAACAGGTATAACTTGTAG
- a CDS encoding cell division protein ZapA produces MKRIEVEIDGEKYYLKSELPEEEVVELARNLDERIRELKEKYPKLPWHWNYVLLGLTLEKELKDLKQKYDQLASALNEESRDKE; encoded by the coding sequence TTGAAACGAATTGAAGTGGAGATTGACGGGGAAAAATACTATTTAAAAAGTGAGTTACCGGAAGAAGAAGTGGTGGAGCTTGCTCGGAATTTGGATGAAAGAATTAGAGAGCTAAAGGAAAAGTACCCGAAGCTTCCCTGGCACTGGAACTATGTCTTGCTTGGTTTAACCTTAGAAAAAGAACTGAAGGATTTAAAACAAAAATATGACCAGTTGGCTTCTGCTTTAAACGAAGAAAGTAGGGACAAAGAATGA
- a CDS encoding TrkH family potassium uptake protein, which yields MAINTKKEINFFRRLTPSQILVLGFAGVILLGTVLLMLPISTKDGTVTPFLDALFTATSAVCVTGLVVVDTGTYWSLFGQIVILLLIQVGGLGFMTIATLFAILLGRRINLRERIVIQEALNQASLEGIIKLTKQVILFTFSFEGVFAVILGLRFSLDYGFIKGMWFGVFHAVSAFNNAGFDLIGNFKSLTPYVGDVIVNLSIAILIIAGGIGFYVISELFNLRKKGRLSLHSKITLMTTGLLLLVGTLVIFVMEYNNDKTLGALPFGEKILAAFFQAVTPRTAGFNTVDIAALHPATQYFIIILMFIGASPGSTGGGVKTTTFAVLTLAVINIILGRDEILVYNRRLPREQIFKAIAIVMISLSLINIVTFILTFTEGHNILMNMFETVSAFGTVGLSMGLTPKLSELGRILIILMMFFGRVGPLTITYALAQRRKKALFTLPEEKVMVG from the coding sequence TTGGCAATCAATACGAAAAAAGAAATAAACTTTTTTAGACGATTAACTCCTTCGCAAATCCTGGTATTGGGATTTGCAGGAGTTATTCTTTTAGGTACAGTTTTATTAATGCTGCCGATTTCAACCAAAGATGGTACGGTTACTCCCTTCTTAGATGCCTTATTTACCGCCACTTCGGCGGTCTGCGTTACAGGTCTTGTGGTAGTTGATACGGGAACGTACTGGTCGCTTTTTGGGCAAATTGTTATCCTGCTGTTAATCCAGGTGGGCGGCCTGGGTTTTATGACTATTGCAACGCTGTTTGCTATTCTTTTGGGCCGCCGGATTAACTTACGTGAGCGGATAGTTATTCAGGAAGCATTAAATCAGGCCAGTTTAGAGGGAATTATTAAATTAACCAAACAGGTTATTTTATTTACCTTTAGTTTTGAGGGAGTTTTTGCAGTTATTTTGGGGTTAAGATTTTCTTTAGATTACGGCTTTATTAAGGGAATGTGGTTTGGAGTTTTTCATGCGGTGTCCGCCTTTAATAACGCTGGTTTTGATTTAATCGGAAATTTTAAAAGCTTAACCCCTTATGTTGGGGATGTTATAGTTAACCTTTCAATTGCTATTTTGATTATTGCCGGAGGAATTGGTTTTTACGTTATTTCCGAGCTTTTTAATTTGAGAAAAAAAGGACGGTTATCCCTGCATTCCAAAATAACGTTAATGACTACCGGACTTTTACTTTTGGTCGGTACTTTGGTTATCTTTGTCATGGAATACAACAACGATAAAACCCTGGGAGCTTTACCTTTTGGTGAGAAAATTTTGGCGGCTTTTTTCCAAGCGGTTACGCCTCGAACGGCTGGATTTAATACTGTAGATATTGCGGCTCTTCATCCGGCAACCCAGTATTTTATTATTATCCTGATGTTTATCGGGGCTTCACCGGGGTCGACAGGAGGTGGTGTTAAAACCACTACTTTTGCGGTATTAACATTAGCGGTGATCAATATTATTCTTGGTCGGGATGAGATCCTGGTTTATAACCGGCGTTTGCCCAGGGAACAAATTTTTAAAGCAATTGCCATTGTCATGATTTCCCTGTCATTAATAAATATTGTTACTTTTATTCTCACCTTTACTGAAGGACACAATATTTTGATGAATATGTTTGAAACTGTTTCCGCTTTTGGCACGGTAGGGCTATCGATGGGTTTAACGCCGAAGTTATCGGAACTTGGCAGGATTTTAATAATATTAATGATGTTTTTTGGCAGGGTTGGTCCGCTTACCATTACTTATGCCCTTGCGCAGCGGCGGAAAAAAGCTTTGTTTACTTTGCCGGAAGAAAAGGTAATGGTTGGATAG
- the rpmI gene encoding 50S ribosomal protein L35, whose amino-acid sequence MPKIKTKKAAAKRFKKTGSGKVKHFHAFHSHLLGHKTSKRKRRLRKSAIVSKGDMKIIKKILPY is encoded by the coding sequence ATGCCTAAAATTAAAACCAAAAAAGCTGCAGCCAAGCGGTTTAAGAAAACCGGTTCTGGCAAAGTTAAGCATTTTCATGCTTTTCACAGCCACCTATTAGGTCACAAAACGTCTAAAAGAAAGAGAAGACTTAGAAAGTCTGCTATAGTCAGCAAAGGGGATATGAAGATTATCAAAAAGATTTTACCGTATTAA
- a CDS encoding potassium channel family protein: MESKQFGVIGLGRFGSSVAKTLSDLGYEVLAIDSSEERVEEVKDFVTHAVCADATDEQTLKAVGIKNCDEVVVAIGQEMHNSILITLILKELGIKKVWAKAQNDLHGKILAKVGADVVVYPEKEMGVKVANKMVANNILEFIDLSDEYSILEINIPPRYAGKTIKEIDVRAKYGFTILAIKRGEQLVISPSSDEVLQVGDILVLIGRNENFKKLERDIGD, from the coding sequence ATGGAGTCCAAACAGTTTGGAGTTATCGGTCTTGGCCGTTTTGGTTCCAGTGTGGCCAAGACTCTAAGTGATTTGGGGTATGAGGTTTTGGCTATTGATAGTAGTGAAGAGCGGGTGGAGGAAGTAAAAGATTTTGTCACCCACGCAGTATGTGCCGATGCAACGGATGAGCAAACTCTGAAAGCCGTTGGTATAAAAAATTGTGATGAAGTGGTTGTAGCAATCGGACAGGAAATGCACAACAGTATCTTAATTACTCTGATTTTGAAGGAATTGGGAATAAAGAAGGTTTGGGCAAAAGCTCAGAACGACTTGCACGGTAAGATATTGGCTAAAGTTGGGGCTGATGTGGTGGTTTATCCGGAAAAAGAAATGGGAGTAAAAGTAGCAAATAAAATGGTGGCAAACAACATATTGGAATTTATTGACCTGTCCGATGAATATTCTATTTTGGAAATAAACATTCCACCGCGTTATGCTGGGAAAACAATCAAGGAAATTGATGTTCGGGCTAAATATGGTTTTACCATTTTGGCGATAAAACGCGGGGAGCAGTTGGTAATTTCTCCGTCGTCCGATGAGGTGCTGCAAGTGGGAGATATTTTAGTGTTAATTGGGCGGAACGAAAACTTTAAAAAGTTGGAGCGGGATATTGGTGATTAA
- the pheS gene encoding phenylalanine--tRNA ligase subunit alpha translates to MNLHNEELWQKYLGEVIRVSDLNELQTVKVKFLGKKGEVTLALKNLKNLPPELRPEAGHKINTVKKLIEEDLEKREQELLQKALEEKLSKEAIDVTLPGYSLKLGKLHPLTQVQHRIVEIFTSMGFSVATGPEIEKDYYNFEALNLPKDHPARDMQDSFYITEEVLLRTHTSPVQVRVMEKYAPNLPIRIISPGKVYRRDDDATHSPMFAQCEGLAVDKNIRFSDLKGVLLTFIKELFGPKTKMRLRPSYFPFTEPSAEVDISCVICGGIGCKVCKGSGWLEILGSGMVHPRVLEMAGYDSSVVTGFAFGMGLERIAMLLYGIDDLRLFYDNDIRFLQMF, encoded by the coding sequence TTGAATTTGCATAATGAAGAACTGTGGCAGAAATACTTAGGAGAAGTAATTAGAGTTTCCGATTTAAATGAACTGCAGACGGTAAAGGTCAAGTTTTTGGGGAAAAAAGGAGAAGTGACCCTTGCTCTTAAAAATTTAAAAAATTTACCTCCGGAACTAAGGCCCGAAGCGGGGCACAAGATTAATACCGTAAAAAAGTTAATAGAGGAAGATTTGGAGAAACGAGAGCAGGAGCTTTTGCAGAAGGCCCTGGAAGAGAAACTGAGTAAAGAGGCAATTGATGTGACACTACCCGGTTATTCTCTGAAACTCGGCAAGCTCCATCCTCTGACTCAAGTACAGCATCGGATAGTAGAAATCTTTACTTCAATGGGGTTTTCTGTGGCTACGGGCCCGGAAATTGAAAAAGATTACTACAATTTTGAAGCCCTTAACTTACCTAAAGACCACCCTGCCCGGGATATGCAGGACTCCTTTTATATTACCGAGGAAGTGTTGTTACGGACTCATACTTCCCCGGTACAGGTACGGGTAATGGAAAAGTATGCGCCTAACCTGCCTATAAGAATAATTTCGCCGGGTAAAGTTTATCGCCGGGATGATGATGCTACCCATTCACCGATGTTTGCCCAGTGTGAGGGACTTGCGGTTGATAAAAATATTCGTTTTTCCGATTTAAAGGGAGTTTTATTAACCTTTATTAAAGAATTGTTTGGACCCAAAACTAAAATGCGGTTAAGACCCAGTTACTTTCCGTTTACCGAACCCAGCGCTGAGGTGGATATTTCTTGCGTTATTTGCGGCGGTATTGGCTGTAAAGTTTGCAAAGGTTCGGGGTGGCTGGAGATCTTAGGTTCCGGTATGGTGCATCCCCGGGTTTTAGAAATGGCCGGATATGATAGCAGTGTGGTTACAGGATTTGCTTTTGGAATGGGGTTAGAACGGATTGCCATGCTTTTGTACGGCATTGATGACTTACGCCTTTTTTACGATAATGACATAAGGTTTTTGCAGATGTTTTAA
- a CDS encoding DUF445 domain-containing protein yields MKISELILPPLIGGFIGWLTNYLAILMLFRPYRPLKIGFLTFQGVIPKRHWEIAKALGELVEEQLLSQRELIELLTSEENKQLFAEKILLAVKEKLSTLFPVLPEYLRQIVIRTLLNYFKNELPSVVNKIILSLETDLQNKVKIGKIVEEKVLQFDLKTLEKILTSLMKTELSYIEVFGGVIGFIIGIIQVMLNIFLK; encoded by the coding sequence GTGAAAATATCCGAACTAATCCTTCCACCATTAATCGGTGGCTTTATAGGTTGGCTTACGAATTATTTGGCAATTTTAATGCTTTTCCGTCCGTATCGTCCTTTAAAAATAGGTTTTCTCACTTTTCAAGGGGTTATTCCTAAACGTCACTGGGAAATTGCTAAAGCGTTAGGGGAGTTAGTCGAAGAACAGTTGTTATCCCAGAGAGAGCTTATTGAGTTATTGACTTCTGAAGAAAATAAACAATTATTTGCTGAAAAAATTCTACTGGCGGTAAAAGAAAAGCTTAGCACTCTTTTTCCGGTATTACCGGAATACTTGCGACAAATTGTAATTAGAACTCTTTTAAATTATTTTAAAAATGAACTGCCTTCAGTAGTAAATAAAATAATTTTATCTTTGGAAACTGATTTGCAAAATAAGGTTAAAATTGGAAAAATAGTGGAAGAAAAAGTATTGCAATTTGATTTAAAAACCCTGGAAAAAATCTTAACTTCTTTAATGAAAACGGAACTTTCCTACATAGAAGTTTTTGGTGGAGTAATAGGGTTTATTATTGGGATAATACAGGTCATGCTTAATATTTTTTTAAAATAG